The Catenulispora sp. GP43 genome has a window encoding:
- a CDS encoding condensation domain-containing protein: MHLGSHPTSGHAPETEPAFIPYDPVELDEGHQLDPAAVEKRILDGAPQFHDCLVASARLRGRVQTDVLLALRPGVDPDDDHEAAVLAALTGAEAATLRRVLVLGADRDQPADELDHRRTLIWQHQVAEIAGARLPGVGPAVDPVPVPTEHVPVEFAGDGEGVAGLSWGQHEIWQSMTRQGNWLPLGGWRPVDPGTPVEAIAEELAYLHHRFPSMRTRLRFDPQGRLTQELFGSGSTHLDVFDLDADADPEAVDELAAAVSAHYQHQPYDLRNEWPVRMGVVRQGGEATRMIVAMHHLALDGGGAEIMLRDVATRATAAPSGLQQLDQSAWQRSPAGRRHSDRTLRHFADILRVMPTPTFPASADPRRPRYWSAEYYSPALRPALAALRERTGADPTRILFAVYAIALAHVTGVHPVLFRPVIGNRFRHQLADVVCHAAQAGLVLLDVADATVEEVIDRAGPAAMNALKHSYFDPEQLNEMTEAIGRERGAELDIASFLNDRRVAPATDTDTPAPAPTAEDFAAARAASRFIWTQRRNDPVERLFLHVDDGPDAVTLLVEADTRGMSPAQIEHLVREVEEVAVTAATQPGLSTGISAR; encoded by the coding sequence ATGCATCTTGGCTCGCACCCGACCAGCGGGCACGCCCCGGAAACAGAGCCCGCATTCATCCCCTACGACCCCGTCGAGCTCGACGAGGGCCACCAGCTCGATCCCGCGGCCGTCGAGAAGCGCATCCTGGACGGCGCGCCGCAGTTCCACGACTGTCTCGTCGCCTCCGCGCGGCTGCGCGGCCGCGTGCAGACCGACGTCCTGCTGGCGCTGCGGCCCGGCGTCGATCCCGACGACGACCACGAGGCGGCCGTGCTGGCCGCGCTCACCGGGGCCGAGGCCGCGACGCTGCGCCGGGTCCTGGTGCTCGGGGCCGATCGGGACCAGCCGGCCGATGAGCTCGACCATCGCCGGACCCTGATCTGGCAGCACCAGGTCGCCGAGATCGCCGGTGCCCGGCTGCCCGGGGTCGGGCCGGCCGTGGATCCGGTGCCGGTGCCGACGGAGCACGTTCCGGTGGAGTTCGCCGGCGACGGAGAGGGCGTCGCCGGGCTGAGTTGGGGGCAGCACGAGATCTGGCAGTCCATGACCCGGCAGGGGAACTGGCTGCCGCTGGGCGGCTGGCGGCCGGTGGATCCCGGCACGCCGGTCGAGGCCATCGCCGAGGAGCTCGCGTATCTGCACCACCGCTTCCCCTCGATGCGGACCCGGCTGCGCTTCGACCCGCAGGGCCGGCTGACCCAGGAGCTGTTCGGCTCCGGATCGACGCACCTGGACGTCTTCGACCTGGACGCCGACGCCGACCCCGAGGCCGTCGACGAGCTCGCCGCCGCCGTCTCGGCCCACTACCAGCACCAGCCCTACGACCTGCGCAACGAATGGCCGGTGCGGATGGGCGTGGTGCGCCAGGGCGGCGAGGCGACGCGGATGATCGTCGCCATGCACCACCTGGCGCTGGACGGCGGCGGGGCCGAGATCATGCTCCGCGATGTCGCGACCCGGGCCACCGCGGCGCCCTCCGGGCTCCAGCAGCTGGACCAGAGCGCCTGGCAGCGCTCGCCCGCCGGCCGCCGGCACAGCGACAGGACCCTGCGACACTTCGCCGACATCCTGCGGGTCATGCCGACCCCGACGTTCCCGGCCTCGGCCGACCCGCGCCGGCCGCGCTACTGGAGCGCCGAGTACTACTCCCCCGCGCTGCGGCCGGCGCTGGCGGCGCTGCGCGAGCGCACCGGCGCCGACCCGACCCGGATCCTGTTCGCGGTGTACGCGATCGCGCTGGCGCACGTCACCGGCGTGCACCCGGTGCTGTTCCGGCCGGTCATCGGCAACCGCTTCCGGCACCAGCTGGCCGACGTCGTCTGCCACGCGGCCCAGGCCGGCCTGGTCCTGCTCGACGTCGCCGACGCCACCGTCGAGGAGGTGATCGACCGCGCCGGCCCGGCGGCGATGAACGCCCTCAAGCACAGCTACTTCGACCCGGAGCAGCTCAACGAGATGACCGAGGCCATCGGCCGGGAACGCGGCGCCGAGCTGGACATCGCCTCGTTCCTGAACGACCGCCGCGTCGCCCCGGCGACCGACACCGACACCCCGGCCCCCGCACCGACCGCCGAGGACTTCGCGGCGGCGCGCGCCGCGAGCCGCTTCATCTGGACCCAGCGCCGCAACGATCCGGTGGAGCGGCTGTTCCTGCACGTCGACGACGGTCCGGACGCCGTCACCCTGCTGGTGGAGGCCGACACCCGCGGCATGTCGCCGGCTCAGATCGAGCACCTGGTGCGGGAGGTCGAGGAGGTCGCGGTGACGGCGGCGACGCAGCCGGGGCTGAGCACCGGCATATCAGCCCGCTGA
- a CDS encoding carboxylesterase/lipase family protein: MFHKTIRGRAWPMAAALSLLLGGVLCAAGPAAAVGDVATATATTAAARGVLSSRDCDAGTTLGRVQGLAQGTTCAYLGVPYAAPPTGARRFLPPAPPARWHGTLQATAAKPGCPQDLSGGGGGSEDCLYTQIWQPRSGGANKPVLVFLHGGADEFGAASEPVFDGSALAARGDAVVVSVDYRLGMLGWTELGGLDRRYAGSGNNGLRDEIAALTFVQRQIRAFGGDPREVTVFGQSAGAVSISALLAGDHPERLFRRAIVESGPGYLVHTRQYADDAAAHLLSVGNITSVAQLDAMSTQQLMELQNKAQQGVSGLADALFFGPAIDGTLIPGPVADRIAAGSARNVDLMVGTTENETDYWALFAPQVLDLPLSAYRSFPTVLAPQKQAMFDQYAADRPGLPPGRVVNAMLTDQIFRVPTLRMAQAQSCWRPTYVYQFDWHVPYVSGLPEAQNLGAMHTEEIPFVLGNLDLAGYPRGAATLAAERPQLTTLSRDMMDAWSGFARDGRPGWPSYTPATRATKIWDVPERVQDGPQEAERAMWNAYSFPSWDLEPWVAAPGEELGVAG; this comes from the coding sequence GTGTTCCACAAGACCATCAGGGGCAGGGCGTGGCCGATGGCGGCCGCGCTGAGCCTGCTGCTGGGCGGCGTGCTCTGTGCGGCCGGCCCGGCGGCGGCTGTGGGTGATGTTGCTACTGCTACTGCTACTACTGCTGCTGCGCGCGGCGTACTGAGTAGCCGTGATTGCGACGCCGGCACCACGCTCGGCCGCGTGCAGGGCCTGGCACAGGGCACCACCTGCGCCTACCTCGGTGTCCCGTACGCCGCACCGCCCACCGGCGCGCGCCGCTTCCTGCCGCCGGCGCCGCCCGCGCGCTGGCACGGCACCCTCCAGGCGACCGCCGCCAAGCCTGGCTGCCCGCAGGACCTCAGCGGCGGGGGCGGCGGCAGCGAGGACTGCCTCTACACCCAGATCTGGCAGCCGCGCTCCGGCGGCGCGAACAAGCCGGTGCTGGTGTTCCTGCACGGCGGTGCGGACGAGTTCGGCGCGGCGAGCGAGCCGGTGTTCGACGGTTCGGCGCTGGCGGCGCGCGGCGACGCGGTCGTGGTCAGCGTCGACTACCGGCTCGGGATGCTCGGCTGGACCGAGCTCGGCGGCCTGGACCGGCGGTACGCGGGCTCGGGCAACAACGGCTTGCGCGATGAGATCGCGGCCCTGACCTTCGTCCAGCGCCAGATCCGCGCTTTCGGCGGCGATCCGCGTGAGGTCACCGTGTTCGGCCAGTCCGCCGGCGCGGTCTCGATCTCCGCGCTGCTGGCCGGAGACCACCCCGAACGCTTGTTCCGGCGTGCCATCGTGGAGAGCGGTCCCGGCTACCTGGTCCACACTCGGCAGTACGCCGACGATGCCGCGGCGCATCTGTTGAGCGTCGGGAACATCACCAGCGTGGCCCAACTGGACGCGATGAGCACCCAGCAGCTGATGGAGTTGCAGAACAAGGCCCAGCAGGGAGTGTCAGGCCTCGCCGACGCCCTGTTCTTCGGCCCCGCGATCGACGGCACCCTGATCCCGGGCCCGGTGGCGGACCGCATCGCGGCGGGCAGCGCCCGGAACGTCGACCTGATGGTCGGCACTACCGAGAACGAGACCGACTACTGGGCCCTGTTCGCACCCCAGGTGCTGGACTTGCCCCTGTCGGCGTACCGAAGCTTCCCGACGGTCCTGGCCCCCCAGAAGCAGGCGATGTTCGACCAGTACGCCGCCGACCGCCCCGGCCTGCCACCCGGCCGCGTGGTGAACGCCATGCTCACCGACCAGATCTTCCGCGTCCCCACCCTGCGCATGGCCCAGGCCCAATCTTGCTGGCGGCCCACCTACGTCTACCAGTTCGACTGGCACGTCCCCTATGTCAGCGGCCTGCCGGAAGCCCAGAACCTCGGCGCGATGCACACCGAGGAGATCCCCTTCGTCCTGGGCAACCTGGACCTCGCCGGCTACCCGCGCGGCGCCGCCACCCTGGCCGCCGAGCGCCCCCAGCTCACCACCCTGTCCCGGGACATGATGGACGCCTGGTCCGGCTTCGCCCGCGACGGCCGGCCCGGCTGGCCGAGCTACACCCCGGCCACCCGCGCCACGAAGATCTGGGACGTGCCGGAGCGCGTGCAGGACGGGCCGCAGGAGGCTGAGCGTGCGATGTGGAACGCGTATTCGTTCCCGTCGTGGGACTTGGAGCCGTGGGTCGCGGCGCCGGGGGAGGAGTTAGGCGTCGCTGGCTGA
- a CDS encoding phytanoyl-CoA dioxygenase family protein, with protein sequence MSELRVANDHLGDPPHLRALFENEGYLFFRDVLDQDAVLAAGRQVVRTLVERGLVQRMPLSGEDDARLQDALNEQQLWERLVATPSVAAFFTQVAGAPVRFIPLARYRVMAPGSATLIHQDALLNPGFDMTTAWIPLMAVDAELGGLAVAAGSHRQGCVPLEELPPLEDLWRGAVYEPGDVVLMHEALVHTGLPNRSPDGLRLSIDVRFQHPAAPAAVVGYIAAVDAASVRIEGEDGESVTLDVDDSTLLRNGSGRRIPLAELTDSELAPGRRVIASQRGGVAVMVKAL encoded by the coding sequence GTGTCCGAGCTGCGCGTGGCCAATGACCACCTCGGCGATCCGCCGCACCTTCGAGCCCTGTTCGAGAACGAGGGATACCTGTTCTTCCGCGACGTCCTGGACCAGGACGCGGTGCTGGCCGCCGGCCGCCAGGTGGTCCGAACACTGGTCGAACGGGGACTCGTTCAGCGCATGCCGCTGTCGGGCGAGGACGACGCCAGACTCCAGGACGCACTGAACGAGCAGCAGCTCTGGGAGCGTCTGGTCGCCACCCCATCGGTGGCGGCCTTCTTCACGCAGGTCGCCGGCGCACCGGTCCGCTTCATCCCGCTGGCCCGCTACCGCGTCATGGCGCCGGGCAGCGCGACCCTGATCCACCAGGACGCGCTGCTCAATCCGGGATTCGACATGACCACGGCCTGGATCCCGCTGATGGCCGTCGACGCCGAACTCGGCGGCCTGGCGGTGGCGGCCGGCAGCCACCGCCAGGGCTGCGTACCGCTGGAGGAACTACCGCCGTTGGAGGACCTGTGGCGCGGCGCCGTGTACGAACCGGGCGACGTCGTGCTCATGCACGAGGCCCTGGTCCACACCGGCCTGCCGAACCGCTCGCCGGACGGCCTGCGGCTGTCGATCGACGTACGGTTCCAGCACCCGGCGGCGCCGGCCGCGGTCGTCGGCTACATCGCCGCAGTCGACGCGGCCTCGGTCCGCATCGAAGGCGAGGACGGGGAGAGCGTGACCCTCGACGTGGACGACTCGACGCTGCTCCGAAACGGTTCCGGGCGGCGGATCCCGCTGGCGGAGCTGACAGACTCGGAACTCGCGCCGGGGCGGCGGGTCATCGCTTCGCAGCGGGGCGGCGTGGCGGTGATGGTCAAGGCGCTGTAG
- a CDS encoding IucA/IucC family siderophore biosynthesis protein, translating to MNPRDAVRHLTPENWERANRLLVRKAIAEFSHERLLTPQPLTGSDHEFAVHSDDDTVAYCFSTKVLALNHWQVDAESIVRIRGGEEAPLDAADFCIEMRGALGLSDSVLPVYLEEIASTLASTAYKLSKPPVSAAELARAEFQRIETEMTEGHPTFVAGNGRLGFGVDDFRRYAPEAAHPVHLVWVAAHRDHAAFTACAGTEYESFIRAELGEELLGLFGKVMTGLGLDLDDYLLIPVHPWQWWNKLSMTFAGDIARQYLVCLGPGDDEHLAQQSIRTFFNVTDPSKHYVKTALSVLNMGFMRGLSAAYMEATPAINDWLAALIADDAVLKQTGLSLIRERAAVGYRHRQFEAATTSSSPYRKMLAALWRESPVPALEPGRRLATMASLLHVDRDGGSLAAALIAESGLAPEVWLRRYLEAYLTPLLHAFYAYGLAFMPHGENVILVLDGGAVERVVFKDIAEEIVVMDPAVALPPSVERIRAEVPEDVRLLSIFTDVFDCFLRYLNAILAEREVLAEDLFWRTVAECVHAYQDSYGHASPEPADRFQRFDMFAPQFDLSCLNRLQLRDNQQMLDLTDPSGALQFAGTLENPIAHFGRLAG from the coding sequence ATGAACCCCCGTGACGCCGTCCGTCATCTGACCCCGGAGAACTGGGAGCGCGCCAACCGGCTTCTTGTGCGCAAAGCGATCGCAGAGTTCTCCCACGAGCGGTTGCTCACACCGCAGCCGCTGACCGGGTCCGACCATGAGTTCGCAGTACACAGCGACGACGACACCGTGGCGTACTGCTTCTCGACCAAGGTGCTGGCGCTGAACCACTGGCAGGTGGACGCCGAGAGCATCGTTCGCATTCGAGGCGGCGAGGAGGCGCCGTTGGATGCGGCCGACTTCTGCATCGAAATGCGTGGCGCGCTCGGCCTGAGTGACTCGGTACTGCCGGTCTACCTGGAGGAGATCGCTTCCACACTGGCGAGTACCGCCTACAAGCTGAGCAAGCCGCCGGTGTCCGCGGCGGAGTTGGCGCGCGCCGAGTTCCAGCGGATCGAGACGGAGATGACCGAGGGACACCCCACGTTCGTCGCGGGCAACGGCCGGCTCGGCTTCGGCGTCGACGACTTCCGCCGGTACGCGCCGGAGGCCGCGCATCCGGTGCACCTGGTCTGGGTGGCCGCGCATCGCGACCACGCGGCGTTCACGGCCTGCGCGGGCACCGAGTACGAGAGCTTCATCCGGGCCGAGCTCGGGGAGGAGTTGCTGGGGTTGTTCGGCAAGGTGATGACCGGGTTGGGGCTGGATCTGGATGACTATCTGCTGATCCCGGTGCATCCCTGGCAGTGGTGGAACAAGCTGTCGATGACGTTCGCCGGGGACATCGCCCGGCAGTACCTGGTCTGCTTGGGACCCGGCGATGACGAGCACTTGGCGCAGCAGTCGATTCGGACGTTCTTCAACGTCACCGATCCGTCGAAGCACTATGTGAAGACGGCGCTGTCGGTGCTGAACATGGGCTTCATGCGCGGGCTGTCGGCGGCGTACATGGAGGCCACGCCGGCCATCAACGACTGGTTGGCCGCGCTGATCGCCGACGACGCCGTACTGAAGCAGACCGGGCTGTCGCTGATCCGGGAGCGGGCGGCCGTGGGCTACCGGCACCGGCAGTTCGAGGCGGCGACGACGTCCTCGTCGCCGTACCGGAAGATGCTGGCCGCGTTGTGGCGCGAGAGCCCGGTGCCGGCGCTGGAGCCGGGGCGGCGGTTGGCGACGATGGCCAGTCTGCTGCACGTCGACCGGGACGGCGGCTCGCTGGCGGCGGCGCTGATCGCGGAGTCGGGGCTGGCGCCGGAGGTGTGGCTGCGGCGGTATCTGGAGGCATACCTGACGCCGTTGCTACATGCGTTCTACGCGTACGGGCTGGCGTTCATGCCGCACGGCGAGAACGTCATCCTGGTCCTGGACGGCGGCGCGGTCGAGCGGGTCGTGTTCAAGGACATCGCCGAGGAGATCGTGGTGATGGATCCCGCGGTGGCGCTGCCGCCGAGCGTCGAGCGGATCCGGGCGGAGGTGCCGGAGGATGTCAGGCTGCTGTCGATCTTCACTGATGTGTTCGACTGCTTCCTGCGGTATCTCAACGCGATCCTGGCCGAGCGGGAGGTCTTGGCCGAAGATCTGTTCTGGCGGACGGTCGCCGAGTGCGTTCACGCTTATCAGGATTCTTATGGCCATGCTTCACCTGAGCCGGCGGACCGGTTCCAGCGTTTCGACATGTTCGCACCGCAGTTCGATCTGTCGTGCTTGAACCGGCTTCAGCTGCGCGACAACCAGCAGATGCTGGACCTCACCGATCCCTCGGGGGCACTGCAGTTCGCGGGGACGCTGGAGAACCCGATCGCCCACTTCGGCCGGTTGGCGGGCTGA
- a CDS encoding GNAT family N-acetyltransferase, with protein sequence MITFRPIDVDSDAEIEMLHRWVTHPKAAFWLMQDFDVEQVRDEYRRIAGHPHHEAFLGLVDRDPAFLAERYDPGRVELVGLYEHEDGDVGMHFLCAPTDTPVHGFTRAVLTAVLAWIFSDPDVPRVVVEPDVRNAAVQALNAAVGFRVVGPIAKPEKQALLSVCTWHDFQTATAAAVIPRIGAFE encoded by the coding sequence ATGATCACCTTCCGTCCGATCGATGTGGACTCCGACGCCGAGATCGAGATGCTGCACCGCTGGGTCACCCATCCCAAGGCGGCGTTCTGGCTGATGCAGGACTTCGACGTCGAACAGGTGCGCGACGAATACCGCCGGATAGCCGGGCATCCGCATCACGAAGCGTTCCTCGGGCTGGTGGACCGAGATCCGGCGTTCCTGGCCGAGCGCTACGACCCCGGCCGCGTCGAGCTGGTCGGGCTGTACGAACACGAAGACGGCGACGTCGGGATGCACTTCCTGTGCGCGCCGACCGACACCCCGGTCCACGGCTTCACCCGGGCGGTCCTCACCGCCGTGCTGGCCTGGATCTTCTCCGACCCCGACGTGCCGCGCGTGGTCGTGGAGCCGGATGTGCGCAACGCCGCGGTCCAGGCGCTGAACGCGGCGGTCGGGTTCCGCGTCGTCGGGCCGATCGCCAAGCCCGAGAAGCAGGCGCTGTTGAGCGTCTGCACCTGGCATGACTTCCAGACCGCCACCGCTGCAGCCGTCATTCCGCGCATAGGAGCCTTCGAATGA
- a CDS encoding lysine N(6)-hydroxylase/L-ornithine N(5)-oxygenase family protein, protein MSMHDFIAIGLGPYNLGLACLTEPLDGLDGLDGLDGLFLEARPEAGYAWHPGMLLASATLQTPFMADLVTLADPTSPYSFLNFLKETGRLYPFYIRENFYPVRAEYDEYCRWAAARLHNVRFGRSVTRVEYDETESCYVVRSVGTEDGVAAEDRARRLVLGTGTPPHIPEPCRGLGGDLVHSADYLANRELLRSKESITVVGSGQSAAEIYLDLLADAGADTYHLSWVTRSPRFFPLEYTKLTLEMTSPDYVDYFHALPEATRYRLEAEQKGLFKGIDAVLINEIFDTLYLKSVRGPVATRLVTNTELRGASYDKAGGTYTLDLHHEEQERGFSLATQGLVLATGYRYQVPEFLEPVRDRIRFDGGGRFDVARNYTIDVAGREIFLQNAGTHTHSITSPDLGMGAYRNSWIINEMLGRDHYPAEKSIAFQEFGAPDGLLT, encoded by the coding sequence GTGAGCATGCACGACTTCATCGCCATCGGCCTGGGACCCTACAACCTGGGCCTGGCCTGTCTGACCGAGCCGCTCGACGGGCTCGACGGGCTCGACGGGCTCGACGGGCTCTTTCTCGAGGCCCGCCCCGAGGCCGGCTACGCCTGGCACCCCGGGATGCTGCTGGCCTCGGCCACGTTGCAGACGCCGTTCATGGCCGATCTGGTCACGCTGGCCGATCCGACGTCGCCGTACTCGTTCCTCAACTTCCTGAAGGAGACCGGCCGGCTCTACCCGTTCTACATCCGGGAGAACTTCTATCCGGTCCGCGCCGAGTACGACGAGTACTGCCGCTGGGCCGCGGCGCGGCTGCACAACGTCCGCTTCGGCCGGTCGGTGACGCGGGTCGAGTACGACGAGACAGAAAGCTGTTACGTCGTCCGCTCGGTCGGCACCGAGGACGGCGTGGCCGCCGAGGACCGCGCGCGGCGTCTGGTGCTGGGCACCGGGACTCCGCCGCACATCCCGGAACCCTGCCGCGGGCTTGGCGGCGACCTGGTCCACAGCGCCGACTACCTGGCCAATCGAGAGCTGCTGCGCAGCAAGGAGAGCATCACCGTGGTAGGCAGCGGCCAGAGCGCGGCCGAGATCTACCTGGACCTGCTCGCCGACGCCGGAGCCGACACCTACCACCTGAGCTGGGTGACCCGGTCCCCGCGGTTCTTCCCGCTGGAGTACACCAAGCTCACACTGGAGATGACCTCGCCGGACTACGTCGACTACTTCCACGCCCTGCCCGAGGCGACCCGGTACCGGCTGGAGGCCGAGCAGAAGGGCCTGTTCAAGGGCATCGACGCGGTGCTGATCAACGAGATCTTCGACACGCTCTACCTCAAGAGCGTGCGCGGTCCGGTGGCGACCCGGCTGGTGACCAACACCGAGCTGCGCGGCGCGTCCTACGACAAGGCAGGCGGCACCTACACCCTGGATCTGCACCACGAGGAGCAGGAGCGCGGATTCTCGCTCGCGACGCAGGGGTTGGTGTTGGCCACCGGGTATCGGTATCAGGTCCCTGAGTTTCTGGAGCCGGTCCGGGACCGCATCCGCTTCGACGGCGGTGGGCGCTTCGACGTCGCGCGCAACTACACGATCGACGTGGCAGGCCGCGAGATCTTCCTGCAGAACGCCGGCACCCACACGCACAGCATCACCTCGCCGGACTTGGGCATGGGCGCCTACCGGAACTCTTGGATCATCAACGAGATGCTGGGCCGGGACCACTACCCGGCGGAGAAGTCCATCGCCTTCCAGGAGTTCGGCGCGCCGGACGGACTGCTCACATGA
- a CDS encoding aspartate aminotransferase family protein yields the protein MFSPAVEEAAGHLFNDRTLDRYRHSMAEGVERVANRIARTDRPFSGVTPDDLAPGVSGVDLDRPLADPAAALDELEELYLRDAVYFHHPRYLAHLNCPVVIPALLGEAVLTAVNSSLDTWDQSAGGTLIERRLIDWTAGRIGFGPAADGVFTSGGSQSNFQALLLAREEILAKAAAAEPAPGRPVRPFDGRRDVMDRLRIFVSEAGHFSVRKSAKMLGLSPDAVVSVQTDTRKRMRPQALEWELEQCRWAGFIPMAVVATAGTTDFGSIDPLPAIAALCAESGAWFHVDAAYGCGLLVSRSRRGLLGGIERADSVTVDFHKSFFQPVSSSALVVRDRAVLAHATYHADYLNPARMVEQRIPNQVDKSIQTTRRFDALKLWMTLRIMGPDAVGELFDEVVDRAAQAWVLLTVDPRFEVVTRSQLSTLVFRYLPPEGPARDLADGANLYAREALAASGAAVVAGTKVGGRHYLKFTLLNPETTVDDIAHVLDLIADHAAEYVERRSAR from the coding sequence ATCTTCTCCCCCGCCGTCGAGGAAGCCGCCGGGCACCTGTTCAACGACCGGACGCTGGACCGCTACCGGCACAGCATGGCCGAGGGCGTCGAGCGCGTCGCGAACCGGATCGCCCGGACTGACCGCCCCTTCAGCGGCGTCACCCCCGACGACCTCGCCCCCGGCGTCTCCGGCGTCGATCTCGACCGGCCGCTGGCGGATCCGGCGGCGGCGCTGGACGAGCTCGAAGAGCTCTACCTGCGCGACGCCGTCTACTTCCATCATCCGCGCTACCTCGCGCATCTCAACTGCCCGGTCGTGATCCCGGCGCTGCTCGGCGAGGCCGTCCTGACCGCGGTCAACTCCTCCCTGGACACCTGGGACCAGAGCGCCGGCGGCACGCTGATCGAGCGCCGGCTGATCGACTGGACCGCCGGGCGGATCGGGTTCGGCCCGGCCGCCGACGGGGTGTTCACCAGCGGCGGCAGCCAGTCGAACTTCCAGGCGCTGCTGCTGGCCCGGGAGGAGATCCTGGCGAAGGCGGCCGCCGCCGAACCGGCACCGGGACGCCCAGTGCGGCCGTTCGACGGCAGGCGGGACGTCATGGACCGGCTGCGCATCTTCGTCTCCGAGGCCGGCCACTTCAGTGTCCGCAAGTCGGCGAAGATGCTCGGCCTGAGCCCGGACGCCGTGGTGAGCGTCCAGACCGACACCCGCAAACGGATGCGTCCGCAGGCGTTGGAGTGGGAGCTGGAACAGTGCCGCTGGGCCGGTTTCATCCCGATGGCGGTCGTGGCCACCGCGGGCACCACCGACTTCGGCTCCATCGATCCGCTGCCCGCGATCGCGGCTCTGTGCGCTGAATCAGGGGCCTGGTTCCATGTCGATGCCGCCTACGGCTGCGGCCTGCTCGTCTCCCGCTCCCGGCGCGGCCTGCTCGGCGGGATCGAGCGCGCCGACTCGGTCACCGTGGACTTCCACAAGTCCTTCTTCCAGCCGGTCAGCTCCAGCGCGTTGGTAGTACGCGACCGCGCAGTGCTGGCGCACGCGACCTACCACGCCGACTACCTCAACCCGGCGCGCATGGTCGAGCAGCGCATCCCCAACCAGGTCGACAAGAGCATCCAGACCACACGCCGCTTCGACGCGCTCAAGCTCTGGATGACGCTGCGGATCATGGGCCCGGACGCCGTCGGCGAGCTGTTCGACGAGGTCGTCGACCGGGCCGCGCAGGCCTGGGTGCTGCTCACCGTCGACCCGCGCTTCGAGGTGGTGACCCGGTCCCAACTCAGCACCCTGGTGTTCCGCTACCTGCCGCCGGAGGGCCCGGCCCGGGACCTGGCCGACGGCGCGAACCTGTACGCCCGCGAAGCACTGGCCGCCTCCGGCGCCGCGGTGGTGGCCGGGACGAAGGTCGGCGGCCGGCACTACCTGAAGTTCACGCTGCTGAACCCCGAGACCACCGTCGACGACATCGCGCACGTCCTGGACCTGATCGCGGACCACGCCGCCGAGTACGTCGAACGACGGAGCGCCCGGTGA
- a CDS encoding siderophore-interacting protein, giving the protein MTASSTSTAYESASGLVHGKFRFFPVRVVATRRLGPSMVRITFAGDALREFAGGGRDQSFSLFLPQPGQHAPIVPFDAGDGWFAQWRAMPEDERAVMRSYTVRSQNRRYHEVDVDFVLHGTGSSSSGPAGPASRWAAEAVPGDRAVLLGPASEDNRSIGFQPPEGTDWVLLAADETALPAAAAILEWLPEGLRARAWIEVPDLKDTQELLSPAEADITWLIRDPLRRPGSLLAEEIGGAVFPDGAPYAWIAGESGMVRTLRRHLVGERGIDRGRVEFSGYWRLGATEEDLRTEKITEAVAQDAGEAR; this is encoded by the coding sequence ATGACCGCTTCGTCGACGTCCACCGCTTACGAATCAGCCTCCGGACTCGTCCACGGCAAGTTCCGCTTCTTCCCGGTCCGCGTGGTCGCGACCCGCCGCCTCGGTCCCTCCATGGTCCGGATCACGTTCGCCGGCGACGCGTTGCGCGAGTTCGCCGGCGGCGGCCGGGACCAGAGCTTCTCACTCTTCCTGCCACAGCCGGGGCAGCACGCACCGATCGTCCCCTTCGACGCCGGCGACGGCTGGTTCGCGCAGTGGCGGGCGATGCCCGAGGACGAGCGGGCCGTCATGCGGTCCTATACCGTCCGGTCCCAGAACCGCCGGTACCACGAGGTCGACGTCGACTTCGTCCTGCACGGCACCGGTTCCTCGTCCTCGGGACCGGCCGGACCGGCCTCGCGCTGGGCCGCCGAGGCCGTGCCGGGCGATCGTGCGGTGCTGCTGGGACCCGCGTCCGAGGACAACCGCAGCATCGGCTTCCAGCCGCCGGAGGGGACGGACTGGGTCCTGCTCGCCGCCGACGAGACCGCGCTGCCGGCCGCCGCCGCGATCCTGGAATGGCTGCCGGAGGGACTGCGCGCCCGGGCCTGGATCGAGGTCCCGGACCTCAAGGACACCCAGGAGCTGCTCAGCCCCGCCGAGGCCGACATCACCTGGCTGATCCGCGACCCGCTGCGCCGGCCCGGATCCCTGCTGGCCGAGGAGATCGGCGGCGCCGTGTTCCCCGACGGCGCACCCTACGCGTGGATCGCCGGCGAGTCCGGGATGGTCAGAACCCTGCGACGCCACCTGGTCGGCGAGCGCGGCATCGACCGAGGGCGTGTGGAGTTCTCCGGGTACTGGCGCTTGGGCGCGACCGAGGAGGATCTGCGGACCGAGAAGATCACCGAGGCTGTCGCCCAGGATGCGGGGGAAGCCCGGTGA